CCTTATTTTTTTCAAGTTAGGCTTTATTACCGTCCGTTTAACCTCTAATTTATACTGCTTAACGAAAATTAGTGCTCTTAATAAAATTTCTGATTTATAATTATTCTTTTCTCCTCAGAATATTCGGCCGGTAAAAAATTAATTAATTGCTTTTCCCATAAATTAGTAATAAACACCCTTCCACCCTTATAAGATTAAAATGAAAAAATGTAAAGGGGGAAGAGGGAATGCGAGCAGGAAAACGGAAAATTTTAAGCGGGATGCTGATTATGATGTTATTTGCGGCTCTACTGGCAGTTACTTCCGGATGTAGTATTTTGGATAATTTATTGTCTATGGAGGATCGTTTGCCTGAACCGGAAGTTCAGAAAGAAAGAGCAGATGTAGATGTTGCTACTCCAGATATCCAAATGAGCGGTGAAGAGATGGTGGATATAGTTCTTTACTTCAGTGACCCAGAAGGCAGAGGCCTGGTAGCCGAAACCCGAACTATTCCCAAAGTGGAAGGTATTGCCCGGGCGACCGTCCAAGAATTAATTCTGGGACCAGATGTTGAATCGGGGTTGAGGCCTACTATTCCGCCGGGTACGGTCCTACGGGACATAAATATTCGTCCCGATGGATTGTGCCGGGTTGATTTTAGCCGGGAGTTAATTAACAATCACCCGGGAGGAAGTTTAGAAGAACAGCTGACGGTCTATTCAATTGTTAATACTTTAACCCAGTTTCCTACGGTCGAGCGGGTAGAAATTTTGGTTGAAGGCCGGTACGTGGATACAATTGCCGGGCATGTAGATGTTTCGGAGGCTATGGCCCGCAATGACGGTATTATAATTTCTCAGTAGAGCCCCTCCCCCTTAAACCGGGGGATTTCTTTTTGTTGTTTGAGGGCAGGAAATTCGACACTAAACTAGAATATTTCAGTTAAATCGCATCTAATGAAATAACCGGGGGGCTCCCGAAATGTTTAAAAAAGTATGCGGCAAAAAGTCAGTAATAGTATTCACTATATTGTTTCTTTTAACTATTGCAGGACAAGCCTCCGTTGCCCTGGCCGGGAAGCAGGTGGTTGTACGGGGGAAGTATGTAAACATTCGATCTGGGCCGGGAACCAACCATACAAAGTTAGGGCGGAGTTACCGGGGCGATAAATATCCTCTTCTACAAAAAAAAGGAGACTGGTACCAGGTGCAGCTTCCTGATGGTCGTGAAGGATGGCTGGCAGGCTGGCTGACCCGACTGGAAGAAGTGCCGGAAGAAGAAGTTGAAAAAAGGAGTGCCCGAGTGGCTGGCAGCTATGTTAATGTAAGGAGCGGACCGGGTACCCAATACGTCCGGGTTGGGGTTTTAACCCGAGGAACGGCAGTTACGATTTTGGAACGGCAAGGGGAATGGTATAAAGTTCGGTATATGGGGAAACGGGTTGGCTGGATAGCCGGCTGGCTCCTGGAATTAGATGAAGGGGCGGAAAGTTCTGCTCCGGCAGAAGCAGGTGGAGAAAAGGAGACCAAAGTGGCTTTGGTTACCGGTAAGGTGGTCAATGTCCGTCAAGGGCCGGGGCTTAATTTTGCTCGGATAGACAAGGTGACAGAAGGGGAACGACTGCCTGTGGTAGGTGAAGACAACGGTTGGTATCAGGTTGTTTTGGACGGGGGTCGCAAAGGCTGGATAGCCGGCTGGCTGGCCAAAGTAGATACGCAAAGTTTACCCTCGGGCAGTACTATGGTTCAGGTAACCGGCTCCGTGGTCAATATCCGCCAGGGTCCGGGCACTGATTTTCCTGTGATAACCAAGGTAAAACGGGGAGAACATTTAGGTGTTCTTGCAGAAGAAAATCGGTGGTATCAGGTATCGCTGGAGGAAGGATTGAAGGGTTGGATCGCAGGTTGGTTGGTGGAGGCTCGAGATGGGGTGAGTTTGGAAGAAACACAGGCAACGTCAAGAGGATCTACGGAAAATAACGTAGACTCAGGACAAACGCCTTCTACGGTTGTTGACGACACTTACAACTCACAAACAGATCCGATTAATCTTGATTCTGGCGCGCAAGAAAAAACTGGTGATAATCCAAGTTTGGAGGATGATGATTCTGAAGCCTTTAACCTCATTTCAGGTTTGGATGAAGAGGTTAAAGAGGATCGTTTACTTATTTCTATCCGGGGAAACGAACCGCCTGTTTATAATACTTTTGAATTAGAGGACCCTAGAAGGTTAGTGGTAGATATAACCCGATCCCGTTTAGAAATTGCTCCTGAGGACCGAATTAGGAAAATTAACCACCCGGCAGTTTCACAAGTGCGGTTAGGACAGTTTACTCCTGATACCGTTCGAGTAGTTTTCGATTTGCCTGAATCCAGCAACTATACCTTTAGCAGTCAAAGGCAAGGCACAACGGTATTATTTGAATTTCTTCCCTTTTCTCTTGCAGGCAAGACGGTTGTTCTGGATCCGGGCCACGGAAGTATACAGGCAGAAGGTTTGTTTGATCCGGGAGCCATCGGGCCTTCCGGGGTACATGAAAGGGATGTAGTTATGGCCATTGCGGAGGAAACGGGACGAATTTTGAGTAGGAAAGGAGCAACGGTTATTTTTACTCGTAATGGAGATACAGCCTTGGATCTTCCGGAACGAGCTGCCATAGCTAATGACGTTGAGGCCGATGTCTTTGTCAGTATCCATGCCAATTCTTCCTTCAGTCCTATTCCCAACGGGACCGCTACCTATTTCTATGCCCCGCAGGGAACGGAACTGGCTTCTCAGCGGGATGAGAGACAGTTCCTTGCGCAGATGGTGCAGAGAGAACTGGTGAAGGAAATTAACCGGGCAGA
This portion of the Calderihabitans maritimus genome encodes:
- a CDS encoding GerMN domain-containing protein, whose amino-acid sequence is MRAGKRKILSGMLIMMLFAALLAVTSGCSILDNLLSMEDRLPEPEVQKERADVDVATPDIQMSGEEMVDIVLYFSDPEGRGLVAETRTIPKVEGIARATVQELILGPDVESGLRPTIPPGTVLRDINIRPDGLCRVDFSRELINNHPGGSLEEQLTVYSIVNTLTQFPTVERVEILVEGRYVDTIAGHVDVSEAMARNDGIIISQ
- a CDS encoding SH3 domain-containing protein, with translation MFKKVCGKKSVIVFTILFLLTIAGQASVALAGKQVVVRGKYVNIRSGPGTNHTKLGRSYRGDKYPLLQKKGDWYQVQLPDGREGWLAGWLTRLEEVPEEEVEKRSARVAGSYVNVRSGPGTQYVRVGVLTRGTAVTILERQGEWYKVRYMGKRVGWIAGWLLELDEGAESSAPAEAGGEKETKVALVTGKVVNVRQGPGLNFARIDKVTEGERLPVVGEDNGWYQVVLDGGRKGWIAGWLAKVDTQSLPSGSTMVQVTGSVVNIRQGPGTDFPVITKVKRGEHLGVLAEENRWYQVSLEEGLKGWIAGWLVEARDGVSLEETQATSRGSTENNVDSGQTPSTVVDDTYNSQTDPINLDSGAQEKTGDNPSLEDDDSEAFNLISGLDEEVKEDRLLISIRGNEPPVYNTFELEDPRRLVVDITRSRLEIAPEDRIRKINHPAVSQVRLGQFTPDTVRVVFDLPESSNYTFSSQRQGTTVLFEFLPFSLAGKTVVLDPGHGSIQAEGLFDPGAIGPSGVHERDVVMAIAEETGRILSRKGATVIFTRNGDTALDLPERAAIANDVEADVFVSIHANSSFSPIPNGTATYFYAPQGTELASQRDERQFLAQMVQRELVKEINRADLGIREANFSVLRNTLVPSILVEVAFISNPEEERLLTDPEFRSRAARGIAKGIELYLLEFTR